The genome window CCTGCTCTGCGCCGTCCCGGTCGATTCGACCGCGAGATCGAGATCGGCGTTCCCGACGAAGTGGGTCGCGAGGAGATCCTCCAGATCCACACCCGCGGCATGCCGCTGTCGGACGACGTCAATCTCGGGCACCTGGCCGACGAGACCCACGGCTTCGTCGGCGCAGACATCGAGAGCCTGACCAAAGAGGCCGCGATGAAGGCTCTGCGGCGGTACCTCCCCGAGATCGACTTGGACGAAGAGGACATCCCGCCAAGCCTGATCGACCGGATGATCGTCAAACGCGAAGACTTCCGCGGTGCGCTGAACGAGGTCGAACCCTCCGCGATGCGCGAGGTCCTCGTCGAACTCCCGAAGATCTCCTGGGAGGACGTTGGCGGCCTCCACGAGGCCAAAGAACAGGTCCAAGAGTCCGTCGAGTGGCCCCTGAACAACCCCGATCGGTTCAGCCGACTCGGGATCGATCCGCCGGCGGGCGTCCTGCTGTACGGGCCGCCCGGCACCGGGAAGACGTTGATGGCGAAAGCCGTCGCCAACGAGACCAACGCGAACTTCATCTCGGTTCGCGGTCCGCAACTGCTCAGCAAGTGGGTCGGCGAATCGGAGAAGGCCATCCGTCAGACCTTCCGCAAGGCCCGGCAGGTCTCGCCGACGGTGATCTTCTTCGACGAACTCGACGCTCTCGCGCCCGGCCGCGGCGGCGAGGTCGGCTCGAACGTCTCCGAGCGAGTCGTCAACCAGTTGCTGACCGAACTGGACGGCCTAGAGGAGATGGAGAACGTGATGGTCATCGGTGCGACCAACCGCCCCGACATGATCGACCCCGCACTCCTGCGCTCGGGTCGATTCGACCGGCTCGTCATGATCGGTGAACCCGACGTCGAGGGTCGCGAGCGCATCCTCGATATCCACACCGAAGAGACGCCGCTTGCCGCCGACGTGACCCTGCGAGAGATCGCCGAGATCACCGACGGCTACGTCGGCTCTGACCTCGAGTCGATCGCTCGCGAGGCGGCGATCGAGGCACTGCGAGAAGACCACGAAGCAGACATCGTCGAGATGCGCCACTTCCGACAGGCCATGGAGAACGTCCGACCGACGATCACCGACGATATCCTCGAGTACTACGAGCGGATCGAAGAGGAGTTCAAAGGCGGTTCGCGTGGCCCCGATCCGACGGGCCGTCGCGGCAGCCGAATCGGCTTCCAGTAACTCGAGCGTCGTCTTTTGTGCGGATTTTCGAGCCTCAACTCGAGAATAGTTGTTCCGTCAACGGGTCCTCAGGCCTGACCGCCAGCCAACCCGTAAGTCCAGCTTATCGACAGTAACGGTCACCTAAGACAGTCGCGGTGGGGGAGGAAACGAGCGTGGCGGATGCCCTTTCCAGGGTTGAGTCGGTGAACCACGGAAGGGTGTGAGCGGACTCGAGTGAATCGATACCAAATCGGTCGAACGTTCGCATCGATATATATTGCTCGTCACCGACGCTGGGCACGATACCAGGTGTTTCGATGTCTGACTCTCCGGCTGCCCAGGATCGCTCGTCGATGAACGAATCGACCCAACGAAACAGCGCTAGCGCCGACGAGGCGACTGAAACCGACGGGTACGAACCCAGATACCTCGAGCAAACCGTACCACATCACGCCGATTCAATCCGGAAAGCCAGTTTCTGGACGGCGATCGTCTTACCCTTCCTCTACGTACCGATCCTTCTGAACGGATTGACATCGTGGATCCTGTCGACAGCCTTCCTGGTCTTGCTCGGCGTTAACCTCGTCGCGCTCTACGTCGGTCACTACCACCGTCGCTGAGCGGTCATCGAACTGAAAAGTCTCGGAAGAGGGTTACTCGCCCGGTCTCGAGCGGCCGATGCCGTGCTGGGCGAACTCCTCGCGGATCGCTCGACGCTTGACCAGCAGGAACCCGACGACGATGAGGCCGAAGCCGACGAGCGTCGTCGCGTCGACGACCTCGCCGAGGTAGAGCCACCCGATGACGGCCGTAAAGATCGGGGCGACGTACGAGACCATGTTGATCTCGACAGCGCCGAGGCGCTCGAGGAGGTCGAAATACAGCAGGAAGCCGACCGCGCTGGCGACGATCGCAAGATACGCGAGAGTACCGATCGCCTCGGGATGGACCCAGTCCGCTGGAGTGAGTTGCTCGCCGAGTGCAACGCTGATAGCGTGCATGATGAGTGCGCCACCGAGCATCGACCAGGCTTCCATCGTTTCGATGGGGAGCGAGGCATCGATGCGGCGGGTAAGGACGGCCCCGAGCGCAAACGACGCAGCGGCGAGGAAGACGAGTACCTTCGCGACGAAGTCCGTCGAGAGCAGATTCGAGGGATCGGGCTGGGAGATAACGGCGACGCCGACGAGGCCGACGAGGACCCCGACGACGCCGACGAACGAGAGCGCGTCCGACGGCATCAGGACGCGAGCAAACCCGGTCGTCAATACGGGTGAGAGACTCACGAGGATCGCGGCCGCCGCTGCAGTCGTGTTCTGTTGGCCCACGAAGAGGAACGCGTGATACGCCGCGATCAGGAGGATCGCCCCGGCGGCCACCGTCGCCCACTCGGCTCGCCCTCGAGGCCGCCAGTGGTCGACGGCGTAGATCGCGTAGGCGAGCATGAGTATCCCGGCGATGTCGTAGCGGAGGGCCGCGAAGAGAACGGGCGGAAAGTGGCGCAAGCCAGCACTGATCGCGACGAACGCCGAGCCCCAGATTGCTGCGAGCGCCAGAAAGAGCGCCAGATTTCGGTACCGGGTCACAGGCCGTGTCTCGAGGGCGCAAACCTATACATTTCGTTTCGAAGCTCCATGCTGACACACAGTCGGACGACTCATCGGTTTGGAAGGCATTACAAACGAGTGTCGACCGATCGAGTTGGAGTGTTCGCTCGAGGAGTGGCCGGAACTGGAGTTGACAGCGAGACGCGAAAGACGACAGAAGTGGTCCGACTGTGGTCGTTATCGGAGGGCCGGACCCGTTCGAATCTCCGAAACCGCTTCGGTCTGACGGAACTGCTCTAAAAGTGGTTTGATGTCGTCGAAGCCGTGATCGAGAACGATGTCGCCACTTCGGAGATCGTAGTCGACGATGTCGTAATCGGCCAACCGCGGCAGGTGGTTGTGTACCAGCGAGACGTAGACGTACTGTCTGGTCTCCCGGTCGATCGCCTCTGCGGGCTCTTCACGCTTCCAGGCGGCGACCTGTGTAACGAGGTCCTCGATGTGGCCCTGCTCCCGGTTCGCGAGCTGGTAGAGAACGTACCGACGCTCGGATTCCGCGAGGAGCGAACACGCAGCTTCCATGCGGGCCGCGCTGGAGTGATTCATACACGGTCAACGAACCCGGTGATATTACACCTGCCGCCAAAACAGATTGGGGAATCGCGGACCGATCCGATTTGTGGGCGACAAAGCGCAGGACGGAAGGCGTGCAATCGAACCGGCAAGGACTCGAGATACTCAGGAGTGTCGATGCGTCTCGACGCTACCGTCGACGTTGCTCTCCTCGGCGAAGAGATGACACGCGACCGGATGGTCGTCGTCTCCGAGGGTAGGGCGGTTCCGTTCACAGGGGCTCTCGTAGGCCTCGCGTAACCGGCTTGCAGCCCCGTCCCAATCGGCATCGGCGAGTTCGGCGAGCGCATCTTCGAGGATCTCGTCGTGACGCGGTGGCAACTCCCGCTCGAGCAGTCGGGTTTTCACCGTCGCAACGAACCCGGGCACGTCACGGGCCTGAACCTCGCCGTCTTCGGGATCGAACTCGTCGATCGACTCGAGCGAGAGGTCCCGCCCTTCGATCCGTTCGCGCACGTTCATGATTGCCCGGTAGTCAGCCTGGTCGATCCCGAGGTCGTCGGGCGGGATCACCTTGGGACATCGCGTCCGGAATCGACAGCCACTCGGTGGGTTCCGCGGCGACGGAACGTCGCCTGAGAGCGTTTCGCGGTCGCGGTCGCGCTCCTCGGTCGAGGCTCGCGGAACGCTCTCGAGGAGCGCCTCGGTGTAGGGATGTTTTGGCTCCTCGAAGAGGACGTCGGCCGGGCCGATCTCGACGATCTCCCC of Natrarchaeobaculum sulfurireducens contains these proteins:
- a CDS encoding CDC48 family AAA ATPase, whose translation is MNEVQLEVAKAYPNDSGRGIARLDPDTLLHLKLSPGDIIEIEGADTTAAKVWRADRQDWNTDTVRIDGFTRQNADVGIGERVTIRKAEATKAESLVLAPPEEASVQFGSDAAGMVKRQILKRPVVGRDIVPVMSSTNHPFMRSPGQAIPLIAVETEPEGVVLITEDTDVELREEPISGFEKTGGGITYEDIGGLQGEIQRVREMVELPMKHPQIFKKLGIEPPQGVLLHGPPGTGKTLLAKAVANETSASFFSIAGPEIISKYYGESEQQLREIFEDASEESPAIIFIDELDSIAPKREDVTGEVERRVVAQLLTMMDGLEARGQVIVIAATNRVDSVDPALRRPGRFDREIEIGVPDEVGREEILQIHTRGMPLSDDVNLGHLADETHGFVGADIESLTKEAAMKALRRYLPEIDLDEEDIPPSLIDRMIVKREDFRGALNEVEPSAMREVLVELPKISWEDVGGLHEAKEQVQESVEWPLNNPDRFSRLGIDPPAGVLLYGPPGTGKTLMAKAVANETNANFISVRGPQLLSKWVGESEKAIRQTFRKARQVSPTVIFFDELDALAPGRGGEVGSNVSERVVNQLLTELDGLEEMENVMVIGATNRPDMIDPALLRSGRFDRLVMIGEPDVEGRERILDIHTEETPLAADVTLREIAEITDGYVGSDLESIAREAAIEALREDHEADIVEMRHFRQAMENVRPTITDDILEYYERIEEEFKGGSRGPDPTGRRGSRIGFQ
- a CDS encoding DMT family transporter, yielding MTRYRNLALFLALAAIWGSAFVAISAGLRHFPPVLFAALRYDIAGILMLAYAIYAVDHWRPRGRAEWATVAAGAILLIAAYHAFLFVGQQNTTAAAAAILVSLSPVLTTGFARVLMPSDALSFVGVVGVLVGLVGVAVISQPDPSNLLSTDFVAKVLVFLAAASFALGAVLTRRIDASLPIETMEAWSMLGGALIMHAISVALGEQLTPADWVHPEAIGTLAYLAIVASAVGFLLYFDLLERLGAVEINMVSYVAPIFTAVIGWLYLGEVVDATTLVGFGLIVVGFLLVKRRAIREEFAQHGIGRSRPGE
- a CDS encoding DUF7344 domain-containing protein, which gives rise to MNHSSAARMEAACSLLAESERRYVLYQLANREQGHIEDLVTQVAAWKREEPAEAIDRETRQYVYVSLVHNHLPRLADYDIVDYDLRSGDIVLDHGFDDIKPLLEQFRQTEAVSEIRTGPALR